Proteins from a single region of Haloterrigena alkaliphila:
- the trpD gene encoding anthranilate phosphoribosyltransferase, with amino-acid sequence MQEYVERVTEGEDLTQEDARAASTAVFEEATEAQIGALLAALRAKGETEAEIAGFAEGMRDAARTIAPDREPLVDTCGTGGDDYDTINVSTTSAIVAAGAGVPVAKHGNYSVSSSSGSADVLEEVGVNVEAEPPAVEEAIERDGIGFMLAPVFHPAMKAVIGPRKELGMRTVFNVLGPLTNPAGADAQVVGVYDPDLVPVLADALSRMDVERALVVHGAGTDEIAIHGETVVAEVEGDAVEEYTLEPADLGLEEHDIEDISGGSPEENAADMRGIVEGDVTGAKRDVILANAGAAIYVAGEADSLEAGVDAAREAIDFGAAATKLDHLRGEAAEPEGR; translated from the coding sequence ATGCAGGAGTACGTCGAACGCGTGACCGAGGGCGAGGATCTCACACAGGAAGACGCTCGAGCGGCCTCGACGGCCGTCTTCGAGGAGGCGACGGAGGCACAGATCGGCGCGTTGCTGGCCGCGCTGCGCGCGAAAGGCGAGACTGAAGCCGAAATCGCCGGCTTCGCCGAGGGAATGCGCGACGCCGCGCGGACGATCGCGCCCGATCGGGAGCCGCTGGTCGACACCTGCGGCACCGGCGGCGACGACTACGACACGATCAACGTCTCGACGACGAGTGCGATCGTCGCCGCCGGCGCCGGGGTTCCGGTCGCCAAACACGGCAACTACTCCGTCTCGTCCTCCTCGGGCAGCGCTGACGTCCTCGAGGAGGTCGGCGTGAACGTCGAGGCCGAACCGCCGGCCGTCGAGGAGGCCATCGAACGGGACGGCATCGGCTTCATGCTCGCGCCGGTGTTCCACCCCGCGATGAAGGCCGTCATCGGCCCGCGCAAGGAACTCGGCATGCGGACGGTCTTCAACGTGCTCGGCCCGCTGACCAATCCCGCGGGCGCCGACGCGCAGGTCGTCGGCGTCTACGATCCCGACCTCGTCCCCGTGCTCGCGGACGCGCTCTCGCGGATGGACGTCGAGCGCGCGCTGGTCGTCCACGGCGCGGGTACCGACGAGATCGCCATCCACGGCGAGACCGTCGTCGCGGAAGTCGAGGGCGACGCCGTCGAGGAGTACACCCTCGAGCCCGCCGATCTCGGCCTCGAAGAGCACGACATCGAGGACATCTCGGGCGGCTCACCCGAGGAGAACGCGGCGGACATGCGCGGTATCGTCGAGGGCGACGTGACGGGTGCGAAACGCGACGTCATCCTCGCGAACGCGGGCGCCGCGATCTACGTCGCCGGCGAGGCCGACTCGCTCGAGGCCGGTGTCGACGCGGCTCGCGAGGCGATCGACTTCGGCGCGGCGGCGACGAAACTCGACCACCTCCGGGGCGAGGCCGCCGAACCCGAGGGACGATGA
- a CDS encoding HalOD1 output domain-containing protein, producing MTSSHETAGPVEIVDSMEAVEFDIDARLFRAAYDCDRDSASMAIVAVIAVATNRDSLELTPLHSAIDSSALEDLFSAPKDSAQRVSFSYEGFDVTVTAEGTIEAIPLQAA from the coding sequence ATGACATCCTCTCACGAGACCGCCGGACCCGTCGAAATCGTGGACTCGATGGAGGCCGTCGAGTTCGACATCGACGCACGACTCTTTCGAGCGGCGTACGACTGCGATCGCGATTCCGCGAGCATGGCGATCGTAGCGGTGATCGCGGTCGCGACGAACCGCGACTCCCTCGAGCTCACGCCGCTTCACTCCGCTATCGACTCGAGTGCGCTCGAAGACCTGTTCTCGGCGCCGAAGGACAGTGCACAGCGGGTCTCCTTTTCGTACGAGGGGTTCGACGTGACGGTGACTGCGGAGGGCACCATCGAAGCCATTCCGCTGCAAGCGGCGTAA
- a CDS encoding helix-turn-helix domain-containing protein, with translation MAIQASFTIDQPEFPLNTVFEQLPDATIELDRVVPTNDAVIPYFWIYAADIGELTTDLSGDEGVDDVKVIDELDEQMLIRIDWNLDHESVLTAIVETDVTLLSGIGDAENWTFEVRSSDQQTVSEFQTYCRENDIPIRLTQLHALSPFDSDREYDLTDGQRTALILAYSRGYFDSPRDASQADLADELGISHQAVSSRLQRGIRRLVASALITSQE, from the coding sequence ATGGCCATCCAGGCGTCGTTCACCATCGATCAACCCGAATTCCCGTTGAACACCGTCTTCGAACAACTACCCGACGCCACCATCGAACTGGACCGCGTCGTCCCGACGAACGACGCCGTCATTCCCTACTTCTGGATTTACGCGGCGGACATCGGCGAGCTCACGACCGATCTGAGCGGCGACGAAGGGGTCGACGACGTGAAGGTGATCGACGAACTGGACGAACAGATGCTCATCCGCATCGACTGGAACCTCGACCACGAGAGCGTTCTCACCGCGATCGTCGAAACAGACGTGACGCTGCTCTCCGGAATCGGGGACGCGGAGAACTGGACGTTCGAAGTCAGGAGCAGCGACCAGCAGACGGTGTCCGAGTTTCAGACGTACTGCCGAGAGAACGACATTCCGATCCGACTCACCCAACTCCACGCGCTCTCGCCGTTCGACTCGGATCGGGAGTACGATCTGACCGATGGCCAGCGGACAGCGCTGATACTGGCGTACTCGCGAGGCTACTTCGACTCGCCGCGAGACGCCTCACAGGCGGACCTCGCCGACGAGCTCGGGATCAGCCATCAGGCGGTGTCGTCGCGGTTGCAACGCGGCATTCGACGCCTCGTCGCGAGCGCCTTGATAACGTCTCAGGAGTGA
- a CDS encoding AEC family transporter — protein MELLVRLSGLLAVLLLGTGLRTTGLLDAGRTARLNALAYYVALPALIFVSTYDRAIGGLLSPALLAGLLVVVLATAGLAWLVHRGRDSSERRSVAVVQSYHSNLGYLGLPLVAATFDADVTAVASVVLGVVTLTQLPLSILVLSRLNGADAAVWDELRGLATNPVLLSLLVGLTVGSIGLAVPGGVATGLDAVGSLALPLALLCVGASLQIDRPAVDFGATSAVVGLKIVCMPALAWLVFSALAVDPATFTAAVVMFGTPTAVSTFVFAAELGGDAEFASLNVFATTLASIATLFVLITLVG, from the coding sequence ATGGAACTGCTCGTCCGACTGTCGGGGTTGCTCGCGGTCCTGCTGCTGGGGACCGGGCTCAGGACGACGGGGCTCCTCGACGCCGGACGGACGGCGCGGCTGAACGCCCTCGCGTACTACGTCGCGCTCCCAGCGCTGATCTTCGTCTCGACGTACGACCGCGCGATCGGCGGCCTCCTCTCGCCGGCGCTCCTCGCGGGGCTGCTGGTCGTGGTGTTAGCGACCGCGGGACTGGCCTGGCTCGTCCACCGGGGACGCGACTCGAGTGAGCGCCGGAGCGTGGCCGTCGTCCAGTCGTACCACTCGAACCTCGGCTACCTCGGCCTGCCGCTGGTCGCGGCAACGTTCGACGCGGACGTGACGGCCGTCGCGAGCGTCGTGCTGGGGGTAGTCACGCTGACCCAGCTACCGCTGTCGATCCTCGTGCTCTCGAGGCTCAACGGCGCCGATGCGGCGGTCTGGGACGAACTGCGCGGTCTGGCGACCAATCCCGTGTTGCTATCGCTGCTCGTCGGCCTGACGGTCGGATCGATCGGGCTGGCGGTCCCCGGAGGCGTCGCGACCGGACTCGACGCGGTCGGCTCGCTGGCGCTGCCGCTGGCCCTCCTCTGCGTCGGCGCGTCGCTGCAGATCGATCGCCCCGCCGTCGATTTCGGCGCGACCAGCGCGGTCGTCGGGCTGAAGATCGTCTGCATGCCGGCGCTCGCGTGGCTCGTGTTCTCCGCGCTCGCCGTCGACCCGGCGACGTTCACCGCCGCCGTCGTCATGTTCGGCACGCCGACGGCCGTCTCGACGTTCGTCTTCGCGGCCGAACTCGGCGGCGACGCGGAGTTCGCGTCGCTGAACGTCTTCGCGACGACCCTGGCCTCGATCGCGACGCTGTTCGTCCTGATCACGCTCGTCGGGTAA
- a CDS encoding YihY/virulence factor BrkB family protein has protein sequence MDVSETLTSVYRTASDRDLSFLAAAFAYYAFVSLIPLVLLALVVGSLLGGEAAAERLIVVAGDFLPAAGEELVTDALTTESGRAQATVVALVVAAWGALKVFRGLSLAFDKVYDEVAEDTLVDQLRDGVVVIIAGAGALVLMIAIGAVLGIAADVVPFAGALGWVTLLLGLVLVFLPIYYVLPPVPVPLEDVLPGAAFAAVGWTILQIGFQIYAANAGSYQAYGAVGVVLLFVTWLYFAGMLILFGAVLNVVLADRALAE, from the coding sequence ATGGACGTTTCCGAGACGCTGACCTCGGTCTATCGGACGGCGAGCGACCGCGACCTCTCCTTTCTCGCGGCCGCGTTCGCCTACTACGCGTTCGTCTCGCTGATCCCGCTGGTCCTGCTCGCGCTCGTCGTCGGCTCGCTGCTCGGCGGCGAGGCGGCCGCCGAGCGGCTGATCGTCGTCGCCGGCGACTTTCTCCCGGCGGCGGGGGAAGAACTCGTCACCGACGCGCTGACGACCGAATCGGGCCGCGCGCAGGCGACGGTCGTCGCGCTCGTCGTCGCCGCGTGGGGTGCGCTGAAGGTCTTTCGCGGGCTCAGCCTCGCCTTCGACAAGGTCTACGACGAAGTCGCCGAGGACACGCTCGTCGATCAGCTCAGAGACGGGGTCGTGGTAATCATCGCGGGCGCGGGCGCACTGGTACTGATGATCGCCATCGGGGCCGTCCTCGGCATCGCCGCCGACGTCGTCCCCTTCGCCGGCGCCCTGGGCTGGGTCACGCTGCTGCTCGGGCTCGTTCTCGTCTTCCTGCCCATCTACTACGTGCTTCCGCCGGTCCCGGTCCCGCTCGAGGACGTCCTGCCCGGCGCCGCCTTCGCCGCCGTCGGCTGGACGATCCTCCAGATCGGCTTCCAGATCTACGCGGCCAACGCCGGGAGCTACCAGGCCTACGGCGCCGTCGGCGTTGTCCTGCTGTTCGTCACCTGGCTGTACTTCGCCGGGATGCTCATCCTCTTCGGCGCCGTCCTCAACGTGGTGCTCGCGGATCGGGCGCTCGCCGAGTGA
- a CDS encoding CAP domain-containing protein: MCPRSRSNAASESGDGDERAVIRSLLRIVVAVVLIGVLALGTTVVAPIVLEDIGIDSEDFETPNVGSQPAPSSDPPPAGERNPAVTDPDDPGESAYETDVETVDSPTVEDFVHAKVNERRADHGLEPLEWDGTIASVGRAHGYDMAQRDYFAHVNPDDEAPMDRFTDVDNYCRGYGENIALTWVDRRVEQPGDADGTVRYQTAEGLAEGLVNQWMNSTAHRRAILEQGETPDWDRGGVGVYIDDDGAVYASHNFCLER; encoded by the coding sequence ATGTGTCCCCGGTCCCGATCGAACGCAGCCAGTGAGTCCGGCGACGGCGACGAGCGGGCCGTCATCCGCTCGCTCCTCCGAATCGTCGTCGCCGTCGTCCTGATCGGCGTGCTCGCGCTCGGTACCACCGTCGTCGCTCCAATCGTCCTCGAGGATATCGGCATCGACAGCGAGGACTTCGAGACGCCGAACGTCGGCTCTCAGCCCGCGCCGAGTTCGGATCCGCCGCCGGCCGGCGAGCGCAATCCCGCGGTCACCGACCCGGACGATCCCGGCGAATCGGCCTACGAGACCGACGTCGAGACGGTCGACTCCCCGACCGTGGAGGACTTCGTCCACGCGAAAGTCAACGAGCGCCGGGCCGATCACGGCCTCGAGCCCCTCGAGTGGGACGGGACGATCGCCTCCGTCGGCCGCGCCCACGGTTACGACATGGCCCAGCGCGACTACTTCGCACACGTCAACCCGGACGACGAAGCGCCGATGGATCGCTTCACCGACGTCGACAACTACTGTCGGGGCTACGGGGAGAACATCGCCCTGACGTGGGTCGACCGTCGCGTCGAGCAGCCGGGTGACGCCGACGGCACCGTCCGCTATCAGACCGCGGAGGGCCTCGCGGAGGGACTGGTCAATCAGTGGATGAACTCCACCGCCCATCGGCGAGCGATCCTCGAGCAGGGCGAGACGCCCGACTGGGACCGGGGCGGCGTCGGCGTCTACATCGACGACGACGGCGCGGTCTACGCGTCGCACAACTTCTGTCTCGAGCGGTAA
- a CDS encoding lycopene cyclase domain-containing protein: MVPDISVFGRYTYLVTELVWGAVAVLLLRRANALRRAAVTIAALYPIAYCWDRYTLAVGVFDIKLRTGIDIAGIPLEEHLFMGVVPGLVVGFHETIFGDG; the protein is encoded by the coding sequence ATGGTGCCCGACATCAGCGTCTTCGGTCGATACACCTACCTCGTGACGGAACTGGTCTGGGGAGCCGTCGCCGTCCTGTTGCTCCGACGCGCGAACGCCCTCCGGCGAGCCGCGGTTACCATCGCCGCGCTGTACCCGATCGCGTACTGCTGGGACCGCTACACCCTCGCCGTCGGCGTCTTCGACATCAAACTCCGGACCGGGATCGATATCGCGGGCATCCCGCTCGAGGAACACCTCTTCATGGGGGTCGTTCCGGGACTGGTCGTCGGCTTCCACGAGACGATCTTCGGCGACGGCTGA
- a CDS encoding CBS domain-containing protein: protein MNIADIATKEYIEVDVGTRMGKVRSTFEDRNPKGIIVTDDGAYEGVISEREVLQSHVEDDAKVAALMKPSRNAPAPQVDRNEDIRETARILVESNAKVAPVFENGDLWGVITDDAILEAVLENLDTLSVEDIYSDDPVTIEEDDGIGRAINQLREHGISRLPVLNENGYLSGVVTTHDIADFVIRKSTSTTTGDRVGDSQRMLDVPVYDIMNSPVETTTLDTTAKTAVETMLEKDYAGLMVTPKDDDRVVIGVITKTDVLRALTFTEEEHMDVQITNVSMLDTISRESIVQSIEEVADKYADMQVMHSHVRFHEHSEKLRGTPLVQCQIRLRTNKGQVAGTGEGYGAENAFRVAIDKLERNVLEVKGVTSDEEYRGQLLRKLNEI from the coding sequence ATGAATATCGCTGATATCGCCACCAAGGAGTACATCGAAGTCGACGTCGGCACGCGCATGGGGAAGGTTCGGTCCACCTTCGAGGACCGCAACCCCAAGGGAATCATCGTCACCGACGACGGGGCGTACGAGGGCGTCATCAGCGAGCGGGAAGTCCTCCAGTCCCACGTCGAAGACGACGCGAAGGTGGCGGCGCTGATGAAACCGAGTCGGAACGCGCCGGCGCCGCAGGTCGACCGGAACGAAGACATCCGAGAGACGGCCCGGATCTTGGTCGAGAGCAACGCGAAGGTCGCGCCGGTCTTCGAGAACGGCGACCTCTGGGGGGTCATCACCGACGACGCCATCCTCGAGGCCGTCCTCGAGAACCTCGATACGCTCTCGGTCGAGGACATCTACTCGGACGATCCCGTCACGATCGAGGAGGACGACGGGATCGGACGGGCGATCAACCAGTTGCGCGAACACGGCATCTCCCGGCTGCCCGTCCTCAACGAGAACGGCTACCTCTCCGGCGTCGTGACGACACACGACATCGCCGACTTCGTCATCCGCAAGAGCACCTCGACGACCACCGGCGACCGCGTCGGCGACAGCCAGCGGATGCTCGACGTGCCCGTCTACGACATCATGAACAGCCCCGTCGAGACGACGACGCTCGACACCACCGCGAAGACCGCGGTCGAGACCATGCTCGAGAAGGATTACGCGGGACTGATGGTCACGCCGAAGGACGACGACCGGGTCGTCATCGGCGTCATCACCAAGACGGACGTCCTCCGCGCGCTGACGTTCACCGAGGAAGAGCACATGGACGTTCAGATCACGAACGTCTCGATGCTCGATACCATCTCCCGGGAGTCGATCGTCCAGAGCATCGAGGAGGTCGCGGACAAGTACGCCGACATGCAGGTGATGCACTCCCACGTTCGCTTCCACGAGCACAGCGAGAAACTCCGGGGCACCCCGCTCGTCCAGTGTCAGATTCGCCTGCGGACCAACAAGGGCCAGGTCGCCGGCACCGGCGAGGGGTACGGCGCCGAGAACGCCTTCCGCGTCGCCATCGACAAACTCGAGCGCAACGTCTTAGAGGTCAAGGGCGTCACCAGCGACGAGGAGTACCGCGGCCAGTTGCTGCGCAAACTGAACGAAATCTAA
- the radB gene encoding DNA repair and recombination protein RadB, which yields MNDEAIPTGCGPVDELLGGGFERGTVTQVYGPPAAGKTNLALSAAVETAVDGGTAVYIDTEGVSVDRFQQLLSASVDDEDVEAVASRIVIEDALDFEEQAEAVRDAEEFAQRADLIVLDSATGFYRLERTGESDGGEALRDVARQVTHLLSLARKHDLAVVLTNQVFADPDADRTRGLGGNTLEHWTGVVLRLERFRGGNRRATLEKHRSKAVGESAQFRITDSGLEGGEESMRP from the coding sequence GTGAACGACGAGGCGATTCCGACCGGCTGTGGCCCGGTCGACGAGTTACTCGGCGGGGGATTCGAACGCGGGACCGTCACGCAGGTCTACGGGCCGCCCGCGGCGGGCAAGACCAACCTCGCCCTGTCGGCGGCCGTCGAGACGGCCGTCGACGGCGGCACTGCGGTCTACATCGACACCGAGGGCGTCTCGGTCGACCGGTTCCAGCAACTGCTCTCGGCCTCCGTCGACGACGAAGACGTCGAAGCCGTCGCCTCCCGAATCGTCATCGAGGACGCGCTGGACTTCGAGGAGCAGGCCGAAGCCGTCCGCGACGCCGAGGAGTTCGCCCAGCGGGCCGATCTGATCGTGCTGGACAGCGCGACCGGCTTCTACCGCCTCGAGCGCACCGGCGAGAGCGACGGCGGCGAGGCGCTGCGCGACGTCGCCCGGCAGGTGACCCACCTCCTCTCGCTGGCCCGGAAGCACGACCTCGCGGTCGTCCTGACGAATCAGGTCTTCGCGGACCCCGACGCCGACCGGACGCGCGGGCTCGGCGGGAACACGTTAGAACACTGGACCGGCGTCGTCCTCCGCCTCGAGCGGTTCCGCGGCGGCAACCGGCGGGCGACCCTCGAGAAACACCGCTCGAAGGCGGTCGGCGAGTCCGCCCAGTTCCGGATCACGGACTCGGGACTCGAGGGGGGCGAGGAGTCGATGCGCCCCTGA